Proteins co-encoded in one Brassica oleracea var. oleracea cultivar TO1000 chromosome C4, BOL, whole genome shotgun sequence genomic window:
- the LOC106339873 gene encoding uncharacterized protein LOC106339873 has translation MALEQQLGLAVTAVDGDGNGGGGENSAPSNEGGDDSVKTARLPRWTRQEILVLIQGKRVAENRVRRGRAAGMALGSGQMETKWASVSSYCRRHGVNRGPVQCRKRWSNLAGDYKKIKEWESQVKEETESYWVMRNDVRRERKLPGFFDKEVYDVVDGGVVPPALALGLAPASAAAEGVLSELERREPAPNKLLQDVFMDKEKQAACGADDQGRVKEKDAEAANPEAGSTSQEARKRKRTSASEDEEKEEEATKSMDNQLIQILERNGQLLAAQLEVQNTNLKLDREQRKDHGDNLVAVLSKLADAVAKIADKL, from the exons ATGGCTCTGGAACAACAGTTGGGATTAGCAGTGACCGCCGTTGACGGTGACGGTAACGGCGGTGGTGGAGAGAATAGTGCGCCGTCCAACGAAGGAGGCGATGACAGCGTCAAGACGGCGAGGCTGCCACGTTGGACGAGGCAGGAGATTCTGGTGCTGATCCAGGGAAAGAGAGTGGCGGAGAACAGAGTCCGGCGAGGGAGAGCGGCGGGCATGGCGCTCGGGTCGGGTCAAATGGAGACGAAGTGGGCGTCTGTGTCGTCTTACTGCAGACGCCACGGAGTGAACCGAGGGCCGGTTCAGTGCCGGAAAAGGTGGAGCAACCTCGCCGGGGATTACAAGAAGATTAAAGAGTGGGAGTCTCAGGTGAAGGAGGAGACGGAGTCGTATTGGGTGATGAGGAACGATGTTCGTAGAGAGAGGAAGCTTCCTGGTTTTTTTGATAAGGAAGTGTACGATGTTGTTGATGGCGGCGTGGTTCCTCCGGCTCTTGCGCTTGGCTTGGCTCCGGCGTCGGCGGCGGCGGAGGGAGTGTTGTCTGAGTTAGAACGGAGAGAACCGGCGCCTAATAAGTTGCTTCAGG ATGTTTTTATGGACAAGGAGAAGCAAGCAGCGTGTGGAGCAGATGATCAAG GTAGAGTGAAAGAGAAAGATGCAGAAGCAGCAAACCCAGAAGCTGGTTCGACATCACAAGAGGCTAGAAAGCGTAAACGAACATCTGCTAGTGAAGATGAAGAAAAAGAAGAAGAAGCCACAAAGAGTATGGATAACCAGTTGATACAGATACTGGAAAGAAACGGACAGTTACTGGCGGCACAGCTTGAAGTTCAGAATACAAACTTGAAACTAGACAGAGAGCAAAGAAAAGATCATGGTGATAACTTAGTCGCTGTTCTCAGCAAGCTCGCAGATGCTGTGGCGAAAATCGCAGATAAGTTGTAG
- the LOC106342014 gene encoding protein LYK5 — translation MAARTLHALSTSPLFLLLLFFAASSPTKAQQPYVNNHQLACENRDFDNITNGFTCNGPPSCRSYLTFWSQPPYNTPSSIAGLLNASAAEIQSINNLTSITATIPTRNLVLIPTTCSCSGGGGFYQHNATYRLSGRTVETYFSVANDTYQALSTCQAMMSQNPYGEKNLTAGLDLLVPLRCACPTANQTDAGFRYLLTYLVAQGDSVSAIAEMFRSSSAAVSSGNELASDRIYFFTPLLVPLRTEPTRIVSTPSPTPPVATPPQSPPVSPPGSSSSHKWIYIGVGIGAGLLLLISILSLYFCYYKRRSKTSSLIEQNKLTDSSTKQSLPTTSTNQWSIALSNSSDTTSGLKSAIESLTLYRFSDLQSATSNFSDENKIKGSVYKATINGDDAAVKVIKGDVSSSEISLLKKLNHSNIIRLSGFCIREGTSYLVYEYSENGSVSDWLHSSNKKKSLTWRQRVEICRDVAEALDYLHNYVTPPHIHKNLESTNVLLDSNFKAKISNFGVARILDEEGDLDLQLTRHVEGTQGYLAPEYVENGVITPKLDVFAFGVVVLELLSGKEAATVDKEEKEEMLLCREINNVLGGENVREKLKEFMDSSLGDEYPLELAFTMAQLAKSCVAPDINSRPSIAQVLTTLLMIVSSSIDWEPSHDLLHDSGSFGN, via the coding sequence ATGGCTGCGCGTACACTCCACGCGCTATCCACCTCCCCCTTGTTTCTCCTTCTTCTCTTCTTCGCCGCGTCTTCACCGACCAAAGCTCAGCAACCGTACGTCAACAACCACCAGCTAGCCTGTGAGAATCGTGACTTCGACAACATAACCAACGGCTTCACCTGTAACGGCCCGCCCTCATGCCGCTCCTACCTCACTTTCTGGTCTCAACCACCGTACAACACTCCCAGCTCCATCGCCGGACTCCTCAACGCCTCCGCCGCCGAGATCCAGTCCATCAACAACCTCACCTCCATAACCGCCACCATCCCCACCCGCAACCTAGTCCTCATCCCAACCACCTGCTCCTGCTCCGGCGGCGGTGGCTTTTACCAGCACAACGCTACTTACAGACTCTCCGGCCGAACGGTGGAGACTTACTTCTCCGTAGCCAACGACACCTACCAAGCTCTGTCCACGTGTCAAGCCATGATGTCGCAGAACCCTTACGGCGAGAAAAACCTAACCGCCGGGCTAGACCTCCTCGTCCCTCTCCGCTGCGCCTGCCCCACCGCGAACCAAACCGACGCGGGCTTCAGATACCTTCTTACCTACTTAGTCGCGCAGGGAGACAGCGTCTCCGCCATCGCCGAGATGTTCAGAAGCTCGTCGGCCGCCGTGAGCTCCGGTAACGAGCTCGCGTCGGACCGCATCTACTTCTTCACGCCGCTTCTCGTTCCTCTCAGGACGGAACCAACCAGAATCGTGAGTACTCCGTCGCCGACGCCGCCGGTCGCTACTCCGCCGCAGTCGCCGCCGGTGTCTCCTCCGGGGTCGTCCTCTTCTCACAAATGGATTTACATCGGAGTTGGAATCGGAGCCGGTTTGCTCCTCTTGATCTCGATCTTATCTCTCTACTTCTGTTACTACAAACGAAGATCCAAAACGTCGTCGTTGATAGAACAGAACAAGCTTACGGACTCGTCGACCAAACAGTCTCTTCCCACAACGTCAACAAACCAATGGTCGATCGCCTTATCAAACTCCTCAGACACCACGTCTGGTCTCAAATCAGCTATTGAGTCCTTAACTCTCTACAGATTCAGCGACCTTCAGTCGGCGACTTCGAACTTCAGCGACGAGAACAAGATCAAAGGCTCGGTGTATAAGGCAACGATCAACGGAGACGACGCGGCGGTGAAGGTGATCAAAGGAGACGTGTCTTCCTCCGAGATCAGTCTCTTGAAGAAGCTGAACCATTCCAATATCATCCGTCTCTCAGGCTTCTGCATCCGCGAAGGAACCTCGTACCTCGTCTACGAGTACTCAGAGAACGGTTCGGTTAGCGATTGGCTTCACTCGTCTAACAAGAAGAAGTCTTTGACATGGAGACAAAGAGTTGAGATCTGTCGGGACGTAGCAGAGGCGTTGGACTATCTCCACAACTACGTAACGCCCCCTCATATCCACAAGAACTTGGAATCCACCAACGTGCTTCTTGATTCCAACTTCAAAGCCAAGATTTCGAATTTCGGCGTCGCGAGGATTCTTGATGAAGAAGGTGATCTCGATCTTCAGTTGACCAGACACGTTGAAGGAACACAAGGCTACTTAGCTCCGGAGTACGTCGAGAACGGAGTCATAACTCCGAAGCTAGACGTGTTTGCTTTCGGAGTTGTGGTTCTTGAGCTTCTCTCGGGGAAAGAAGCGGCGACGGTGGATAAGGAGGAGAAGGAAGAGATGTTGTTGTGTAGAGAGATAAACAATGTGCTTGGAGGAGAGAATGTGAGAGAGAAGCTGAAAGAGTTTATGGATTCATCTCTTGGGGATGAGTATCCGTTGGAGCTGGCTTTCACTATGGCTCAGCTGGCTAAGAGCTGTGTGGCACCTGATATTAACTCGAGACCGTCTATTGCTCAGGTTCTAACCACGCTCTTGATGATTGTCTCGTCCTCCATTGATTGGGAGCCTTCTCATGACCTCCTTCATGATTCGGGATCTTTTGGCAACTAG
- the LOC106342016 gene encoding uncharacterized protein LOC106342016: MGSDWGRSMGKVRSFVGNSMGGLRGGQNLASWLVAGTIAYYLWVKPAQDLKKEQEARALLAVADRDQYMEKRKPIADPQVTGLVYGNKNITDDKPQD, translated from the exons ATGGGTAGCGATTGGGGAAGATCAATGGGGAAGGTGAGGTCTTTCGTGGGGAACTCCATGGGAGGTCTTAGAGGAGGTCAGAATCTCGCATCCTGGCTCGTCGCCGGAACAATCGCTTACTATCTCTGGGTTAAACCGGCTCAGGATCTCAAAAAGGAACAAGAGGCTAGGGCACTTCTGGCGGTGGCGGATCGGGATCAATACATGGAGAAGAGGAAACCAATCGCTGATCCTCAG GTTACTGGTCTGGTTTATGGAAACAAGAACATAACCGATGATAAACCACAGGATTGA
- the LOC106342015 gene encoding cinnamoyl-CoA reductase 1 has translation MSVVAKGKVCVTGAGGFLASWVVDLLLSKDYFVHGTVRDPDNEKYSHLKKLEKAGDKLKLVKADLLDYASLQSAIAGCIGVFHVASPVPSSSVPNPEVEVMAPAVDGTLNVLKACVEANVKRVVYVSSAAALMMNPNWSKNQVIDESCWSDLEFCKRTENWYCASKTQAESEAFEFAKRTGISLVSICPTMVFGPVLQQHTVNASTLALAKLLKEGFESRENQVRLIVDVRDVAQALLLVYEKPEAEGRYICTAHKAKEKDVVEKLKSLYPNYNYPKSYVEVEERSTMTSEKLQKLGWTFRPLEETLVDSVESYRKAKILD, from the exons ATGTCGGTGGTGGCGAAAGGAAAGGTTTGCGTAACCGGCGCCGGAGGGTTTCTTGCTTCGTGGGTCGTCGATCTTCTCCTCTCTAAGGATTACTTCGTCCATGGCACTGTCAGAGACCCTG ATAACGAAAAGTATTCTCATTTGAAGAAACTGGAGAAAGCCGGTGACAAACTCAAGCTCGTCAAGGCTGATTTGCTTGACTACGCCTCTCTTCAATCTGCGATCGCAGGTTGCATCGGCGTCTTCCATGTGGCAAGCCCTGTTCCATCATCTTCAGTCCCAAATCCTGAG GTGGAAGTGATGGCACCAGCTGTGGATGGCACGTTGAATGTGCTTAAAGCGTGCGTCGAAGCAAATGTTAAGCGTGTTGTGTACGTTTCATCTGCAGCTGCGCTTATGATGAACCCTAATTGGTCAAAGAATCAAGTCATAGATGAGTCCTGTTGGTCAGACCTGGAGTTTTGCAAAAGAACTGAG AATTGGTATTGTGCATCAAAAACACAAGCAGAAAGTGAAGCTTTCGAATTTGCAAAACGAACCGGGATTAGTCTCGTCAGCATTTGCCCTACCATGGTCTTTGGACCTGTTCTGCAGCAGCACACCGTGAACGCTAGTACTCTTGCTCTCGCCAAGCTTCTCAAAG AGGGTTTTGAGTCACGGGAGAACCAAGTGAGACTTATTGTAGATGTGCGTGATGTGGCTCAAGCGTTACTTTTGGTTTATGAGAAACCAGAAGCTGAAGGAAGGTACATATGCACAGCCCACAAGGCTAAAGAAAAGGATGTTGTTGAGAAGCTCAAGAGTCTTTACCCTAATTACAACTACCCAAAGAG CTACGTTGAAGTGGAAGAAAGGTCGACGATGACTTCAGAGAAACTGCAGAAGTTGGGTTGGACTTTCAGGCCGTTGGAGGAAACACTTGTGGATTCGGTGGAGAGCTACAGGAAAGCTAAGATTCTGGACTGA
- the LOC106337338 gene encoding SWI/SNF complex subunit SWI3B, with amino-acid sequence MATNAPIPGGSGEIPPITPSRPIIPEAPSEISASSNSLQPPPSSSDTYRIYIPSYSRWFSWNEINECEVRSLPELFDSRSSSKNPRVYLYLRNSIIKQYRDEHPNKISFTDVRRTLVGDVVSIRRVFDFLDSWGLINYSSSASAKPLKWDDKEAVASEPPSTVKESAKRICNGCKSVCSVACFASEKYELTLCARCYVRGNYRVGINSSEFKRVELSEESKTGWSEKETLLLLEAVMHYGDDWKKVASHVTGRTEKDCVSQFVKLPFGEQFAKDSDSEDALETFNQIKGSADPESEGRVKDGSSSPDNKRMKLTPLADASNPIMAQAAFLSALAGTKVAEAAARAAVTALSDIDHEAGKNAGGDPNGQEINGNNSERAVAEAKSLLEKEEKEVEGAIREIVEVEMMKIRDRIVHFEKLDLEMERSRKQLEEMKNLLFSDQLNIFFHTRRSRKAEDRAEC; translated from the exons ATGGCCACGAACGCTCCAATTCCCGGCGGATCTGGCGAAATTCCCCCCATTACTCCCTCTCGTCCAATCATACCCGAAGCACCGTCGGAAATCTCCGCATCCTCGAACTCCCTCCAACCGCCTCCTTCCTCTTCCGATACCTATCGCATCTATATACCTAGCTACTCTC GTTGGTTTTCATGGAACGAGATCAACGAATGCGAGGTCAGGTCTCTACCGGAGCTCTTCGATTCGAGATCCTCCTCGAAGAACCCTAGGGTTTACCTCTACTTGAGGAACTCGATTATCAAGCAGTACAGAGACGAACATCCAAACAAGATTAGCTTCACCGACGTTAGGAGGACTCTCGTGGGGGATGTTGTCTCTATTCGCCGCGTATTTGATTTCCTTGACTCGTGGGGGCTTATCAACTACTCTAGCTCCGCCTCTGCTAAGCCTCTCAAGTGGGACGATAAGGAGGCCGTCGCTTCTGAGCCTCCCTCGACGGTTAAAGAATCCGCCAAGAGGATCTGTAATGGCTGCAAATCTGTTTGCAGCGTTGCTTGTTTTGCCTCTGAAAAG TATGAGTTGACATTGTGTGCGAGGTGCTATGTTCGTGGTAACTATCGTGTTGGTATTAACTCCTCGGAGTTTAAGAGAGTTGAGCTTAGCGAGGAGTCGAAGACGGGGTGGTCTGAGAAGGAGACTCTGCTGCTGCTGGAAGCTGTTATGCACTACGGAGATGACTGGAAGAAGGTTGCGTCGCATGTTACTGGTAGGACCGAGAAGGATTGTGTTTCTCAGTTTGTTAAGCTTCCGTTTGGGGAACAGTTTGCGAAAGACTCTGACTCTGAGGACGCTTTGGAGACGTTTAATCAGATCAAGGGCTCTGCTGATCCTGAGTCTGAAGGAAGAGTCAAAGACGGTTCGTCTTCTCCCGATAATAAGCGGATGAAGTTGACGCCTCTTGCGGATGCAAGCAACCCAATTATGGCTCAG GCTGCTTTTCTTTCAGCTTTGGCTGGCACAAAAGTTGCAGAAGCAGCAGCACGAGCTGCAGTGACAGCTCTATCTGATATAGACCACGAAGCTGGCAAAAACGCTGGTGGAGACCCAAACGGACAAG AGATCAATGGTAACAACTCAGAGAGAGCTGTGGCTGAAGCTAAATCTCTACTTGAGAAGGAAGAGAAAGAGGTAGAAGGAGCCATCAGAGAGATTGTAGAAGTAGAG ATGATGAAGATTAGAGATAGGATTGTACATTTCGAGAAATTGGATTTGGAGATGGAGAGAAGCCGGAAACAGTTGGAGGAAATGAAGAATCTGCTTTTCTCTGATCAATTAAACATCTTCTTCCACACAAGAAGATCCAGGAAAGCCGAGGATAGAGCAGAGTGTTAG
- the LOC106337229 gene encoding AT-hook motif nuclear-localized protein 10: MSGSETGLTAANRGPMPFPMGLHHQHNQLPPPPQPQQQQQNSQNMQLSFTGADRTAIYKPMSSDSSPQQYQHNSETGLNMNVPVTGGEQRVKKRRGRPRKYEPNSGEASLGFVPGPPSYTVSQPSGGDGGGSGGGGGASPTVKRMRGRPSGSSNRPKLQALGSTGVGFTPHILTVSTGEDVSSKIMAFSQNGPRAVCVLSANGAISNVTLRQAATSGGTVTYEGRFEILSLSGSFLLLENNGHRSRTGGLSVSLSAPDGNVLGGCVAGLLIAASPVQIVVGSFIPDGQKEHVGQMELASPALPRVAPSHVLTTPNSQQARGAMSESSCGGHGSHLQQSTGGPYNNNSNNLSMPWK, encoded by the exons ATGTCCGGATCTGAGACGGGCTTAACGGCGGCGAACAGAGGGCCAATGCCATTCCCAATGGGTCTCCACCACCAACACAATCAACTCCCTCCTCCTCCGCAGCCGCAGCAGCAGCAGCAAAACTCTCAGAACATGCAGTTGTCCTTCACCGGCGCCGACAGAACAGCTATCTACAAGCCCATGAGCTCAGACTCTTCACCCCAGCAGTACCAACACAACTCAGAAACCGGCTTGAACATGAACGTGCCCGTGACCGGAGGCGAGCAGCGCGTGAAGAAGAGAAGAGGCAGACCGAGGAAGTACGAACCGAACAGCGGCGAGGCGTCGCTGGGTTTTGTTCCCGGACCTCCTTCTTACACCGTTAGCCAACCTAGCGGTGGAGACGGTGGTGGCTCAGGCGGAGGTGGAGGAGCCTCGCCTACTGTTAAGAGGATGAGAGGACGACCTTCTGGGTCTAGCAACAGGCCAAAGCTTCAAGCTTTAG GGTCGACAGGAGTAGGATTCACGCCTCATATTCTTACCGTGAGCACTGGAGAG GATGTATCATCAAAGATAATGGCGTTTTCTCAGAACGGACCACGAGCTGTGTGCGTCCTGTCTGCTAATGGAGCTATCTCCAACGTGACTCTTCGCCAGGCCGCTACATCCGGTGGTACCGTTACATACGAG GGGAGATTTGAGATTCTGTCTTTGTCGGGATCGTTCCTACTGCTGGAGAACAATGGTCACAGAAGCAGGACGGGAGGTCTAAGTGTGTCCTTATCGGCTCCGGATGGTAATGTCTTAGGTGGTTGTGTCGCTGGTCTTCTTATAGCAGCATCACCTGTTCAG ATTGTTGTTGGGAGTTTCATACCAGACGGGCAAAAAGAACACGTGGGACAAATGGAACTAGCAAGTCCGGCATTACCCCGTGTGGCCCCAAGTCATGTACTGACGACTCCGAATAGCCAGCAGGCTCGTGGCGCAATGAGTGAGTCATCTTGTGGGGGACATGGAAGCCATCTTCAGCAGAGCACAGGAGGACCGTACAACAACAACAGCAACAACCTTTCAATGCCCTGGAAGTAG
- the LOC106339090 gene encoding uncharacterized protein LOC106339090, translating to MKEGSSRVEDTEAVNVRDREVRTEEVETVAEADGGNDGGEEDGGEADGEDDCEAIVDDDEDQLEEEEEVNGITVEEVDCPDLAVHFGDVAREPEEESDADSGDDIWDEDIIPDPLSFDDDEEAVIHKETRANTVDSEELLFLGKTFNCAADFKVALLRYSLRTRYDIKLYKSSAKRLGAKCSDKETECPWRVYCSYERRKHKMHIKVYINEHICLRSGYSKMLKRSSIASIFEERLRINPKFTKKEMADEIKREFNLIVTEEQCAKAKSKLYRERKDGHETHFSRIWDYQAEVMRTNPESKVVIETIPGATPTSKQRFDRMYVCFTSQRETWIESCRPIIGLDGAFLKWDIKGQLLAAVGRDGDNRIVPIAWAVVEIENNINWEWFVKLLKADLGLENGGRITIISDKQKGLVKAVKEELPEAEHRMCARHILANWKRDSKDPQLEILFWKIARSYTEGDYKENLKALRLYSSGAHESLLRTNPETWSRAYFRIGSCCNDNLNNLSESFNKTIKEARKKPLLELLEDIRRQCMVRNAKRAIVASRLRTTFTKRAHKEIEATKEKSKDCKRYIACDEYNEIDDGGTTYSVDMAARTCGCIKWQLTGIPCIHASCVIMAKRLTFGHYVSNYYTANMWRLTYSRGIRPVQGMKLWPQLNRLPVLPPPYRLGNRGRPSNYERKKGQNESSSSSTKLSREHRVMTCSNCLEEGHNKTTCSNAAVQPQPKRPRGRPRLYPQAQPSQGMSQEQSQEMPQGSQMLLLNNHIFIL from the exons ATGAAAGAAGGTTCGAGTAGAGTCGAAGATACTGAAGCCGTAAATGTCAGAGACAGAGAGGTTCGAACCGAAGAGGTTGAAACTGTTGCAGAAGCGGATGGAGGAAACGATGGAGGAGAAGAGGATGGAGGAGAAGCGGATGGAGAAGATGATTGTGAAGCAATTGTCGATGATGATGAGGATCAGCTAGAAGAGGAAGAGGAGGTCAATGGAATTACAGTTGAAGAAGTAGATTGTCCAGATTTAGCAGTTCACTTTGGAGATGTTGCTAGAGAGCCAGAGGAAGAAAGTGATGCAGACAGCGGCGATGACATTTGGGATGAAGATATCATTCCCGATCCGTTATCATTTGATGACGACGAAGAAGCTGTGATTCATAAGGAGACGCGTGCCAACACAGTCGACAGTGAAGAGCTCTTGTTCCTAGGAAAGACGTTCAACTGTGCTGCTGATTTCAAGGTTGCATTGCTACGGTACTCTCTACGGACTAGGTATGATATTAAGCTGTACAAGTCTTCAGCAAAACGGCTTGGTGCGAAATGTTCAGACAAAGAGACAGAGTGTCCATGGAGAGTGTACTGTTCTTATGAGAGGAGGAAGCACAAAATGCATATTAAAGTCTACATCAATGAGCATATATGTTTGAGATCGGGCTACTCTAAGATGCTAAAAAGGTCTTCAATTGCTTCAATCTTTGAAGAGAGATTACGGATAAACCCGAAGTTCACCAAGAAAGAAATGGCGGATGAGATAAAGAGAGAGTTCAATTTGATTGTCACCGAAGAACAGTGTGCAAAAGCCAAGTCAAAGCTGTACCGGGAAAGAAAAGATGGCCATGAAACACACTTCTCTCGCATATGGGATTATCAGGCAGAGGTTATGAGAACAAACCCAGAGTCTAAGGTGGTGATTGAGACTATTCCAGGAGCAACTCCAACAAGCAAGCAAAGGTTCGATCGCATGTATGTTTGTTTTACATCGCAAAGAGAAACTTGGATAGAGAGTTGTAGGCCTATCATTGGGTTAGATGGGGCCTTTTTGAAGTGGGATATCAAAGGTCAGCTCTTAGCTGCTGTGGGAAGAGATGGAGACAATAGGATTGTACCAATCGCATGGGCTGTGGTCGAGATTGAGAATAATATCAATTGGGAGTGGTTTGTGAAGCTTCTCAAAGCTGATTTGGGACTGGAAAATGGTGGTAGGATCACCATAATCTCGGACAAGCAGAAG GGACTGGTGAAGGCTGTGAAAGAAGAGCTTCCAGAGGCTGAACATCGGATGTGTGCAAGACACATTTTGGCCAACTGGAAGAGGGACAGCAAAGATCCTCAACTAGAGATTCTGTTTTGGAAAATAGCACGCAGCTACACCGAAGGAGATTACAAAGAGAATCTGAAAGCGCTTCGGCTATATAGCTCAGGTGCGCATGAGTCTCTACTTAGGACAAACCCTGAAACATGGTCTAGGGCTTACTTTAGAATAGGGTCCTGTTGTAACGACAACCTCAACAACCTTAGTGAATCTTTCAATAAAACCATTAAGGAAGCTAGAAAGAAACCTTTGCTTGAGTTGTTAGAAGATATTAGGAGGCAGTGCATGGTCCGTAATGCCAAAAGAGCGATTGTAGCTTCACGTTTGAGGACAACATTCACTAAGAGAGCACATAAGGAAATAGAAGCTACTAAAGAGAAGTCTAAGGATTGCAAAAGGTATATTGCTTGTGATGAATACAATGAGATAGATGATGGTGGTACTACATATTCTGTGGATATGGCTGCTAGAACTTGCGGTTGTATCAAGTGGCAATTGACAGGCATACCGTGTATCCATGCCTCATGTGTTATCATGGCGAAGAGGCTGACTTTTGGTCACTATGTTTCAAACTACTACACTGCTAACATGTGGCGTTTAACATACTCTCGTGGTATTAGGCCTGTACAAGGTATGAAGTTGTGGCCTCAGCTTAATAGATTACCAGTCCTACCACCACCCTATAGATTAGGAAACCGTGGTCGACCAAGCAACTATGAGAGGAAAAAAGGTCAGAATGAATCATCTTCTTCATCAACAAAGCTATCTCGAGAGCATCGGGTGATGACATGCTCTAATTGTCTCGAAGAAGGCCACAACAAAACTACATGCTCAAATGCAGCTGTTCAGCCACAACCTAAAAGGCCAAGAGGACGCCCAAGACTCTATCCTCAG GCTCAACCATCGCAAGGAATGTCTCAAGAACAATCACAAGAGATGCCTCAAGGATCACAA ATGTTGCTTTTGAACAATCACATCTTTATCTTGTAA